Proteins encoded within one genomic window of Desulforegulaceae bacterium:
- a CDS encoding metal-dependent hydrolase — MPNFKAHSDLGVVAGYSSGALSLYFLDKSISLSGIIFLSTYAGSIFPDIDSDNSRTINIVFNILSVLGGFMAIILMLDSKLKYAFLVPPSVYIFIKFIFSKIFKYYSRHRGIYHSIPMAALLSLLIFHFSSLKFGEIFGFAIGVSFLFGYLLHLILDEMFSLYDYDQKKFAIKRSLGTAFSLKGMNKYTTSFVYISVFALIYINFNKLSKAVFFFKDFF, encoded by the coding sequence ATGCCCAATTTTAAAGCACATTCAGATCTAGGAGTTGTTGCAGGATACAGCTCAGGAGCATTAAGTCTGTATTTTCTTGACAAATCAATTTCCTTGTCAGGAATTATTTTCTTAAGTACATATGCCGGCTCTATTTTCCCGGATATTGACAGTGACAACAGCAGGACAATAAATATAGTTTTCAATATATTGTCTGTTCTTGGCGGTTTTATGGCCATTATTTTAATGCTTGACTCAAAATTAAAATACGCTTTTCTTGTTCCCCCTTCAGTTTATATATTTATTAAATTTATTTTTTCCAAAATCTTCAAATATTATTCCAGACACAGAGGAATTTACCATTCAATTCCAATGGCCGCTTTACTATCTCTTCTTATTTTTCATTTTTCTTCTTTAAAATTCGGCGAAATTTTTGGATTTGCCATTGGAGTATCTTTTTTATTTGGGTATCTCCTTCACCTTATTCTTGATGAGATGTTTTCTCTTTATGACTATGACCAAAAAAAATTTGCTATAAAAAGATCCCTTGGAACAGCTTTTTCCTTGAAAGGAATGAACAAATATACAACAAGTTTTGTCTATATTTCAGTTTTTGCTCTTATTTATATAAACTTTAATAAGCTTTCCAAGGCAGTCTTTTTTTTCAAAGATTTTTTTTAA
- a CDS encoding MerR family transcriptional regulator has product MKKKENPHQTFSISNLAEEFEISTRTIRFYEEKGLICPGRTEGNQRVYTRKDRARLILILKGRKFGYSIDEISEIIGLADIDLDEIDQIKKTLEYGKKRLVEISERISELKLLEEDIISFHEKAKDRLEKLLKEKNK; this is encoded by the coding sequence ATGAAAAAAAAAGAAAACCCCCACCAAACATTTTCCATTTCCAATCTTGCTGAAGAATTTGAAATAAGCACAAGAACCATAAGATTTTATGAGGAAAAAGGTCTGATCTGCCCGGGAAGAACAGAAGGCAATCAAAGAGTTTATACAAGAAAAGACAGGGCAAGATTAATTCTTATTTTAAAAGGGAGAAAATTTGGCTATTCAATAGATGAAATTTCAGAAATAATTGGCCTGGCTGATATTGATCTTGATGAAATTGACCAGATAAAAAAAACATTGGAATACGGCAAAAAACGTCTTGTTGAAATAAGTGAAAGAATAAGCGAGTTAAAGCTGCTTGAAGAGGATATTATAAGTTTTCATGAAAAGGCAAAAGACAGACTGGAAAAACTTTTAAAAGAAAAAAATAAATAA
- a CDS encoding acetyl-CoA hydrolase/transferase C-terminal domain-containing protein translates to MNQSVSKTQWKDLYNQKLCSAEEAAKIIVSNDKVGLSGGTCIPPAFCRALSARANELKNILLGLGFAMDFYDFMDPKNKESFEIETMFVGPVERICMQQGVSNYVPLHLGDCPSYVESRGYNIVSSVVTPPDENGYMCRSLFGSFLHKKDIAKADTVIVEVNKKLPKINSEDFMIHVSEVDHIIENDADIFEVPEIVITETEKKIASYISELIDDGSTIQLGFGGLGNAIGHNLKNKKNLGMHSEVVTPSVMELVKSGVINGSQKTFMPGKVTAAFCVGTKEFYDFIHENDDFVFKDISYINNPLIIAKNDNLVSINNALMIDLTGQAASESIGTYQYSGTGGQLNFIHGAKLSKGGKSIISLNSTFTDKNGELKSKIVPYFPPGTIVTTPRTEVEYIVTEYGVANLRYKSTATRVKALISIAHPQFREELVKKAEKNNWI, encoded by the coding sequence ATGAATCAGTCAGTCTCAAAAACACAATGGAAAGATTTATACAATCAAAAGCTGTGCAGTGCTGAAGAAGCCGCAAAAATTATAGTCTCCAATGATAAAGTCGGATTAAGCGGAGGAACTTGCATTCCTCCGGCTTTTTGCAGAGCATTGAGTGCTCGAGCCAATGAATTGAAAAATATATTGTTAGGCCTTGGATTTGCGATGGATTTCTATGATTTTATGGACCCGAAAAACAAAGAGAGCTTTGAGATCGAAACCATGTTTGTCGGCCCTGTGGAACGAATCTGTATGCAGCAAGGGGTTTCCAATTATGTTCCTCTTCACCTTGGTGACTGCCCTAGTTATGTTGAATCAAGAGGATACAACATAGTTTCATCAGTAGTTACCCCTCCCGATGAAAACGGCTATATGTGCAGGTCTCTTTTCGGTTCATTCCTTCACAAAAAGGATATTGCAAAAGCTGATACAGTAATTGTAGAAGTAAACAAAAAACTTCCAAAAATAAACAGTGAAGATTTCATGATTCATGTGTCTGAAGTGGATCATATAATTGAAAATGACGCCGATATTTTTGAAGTTCCTGAAATTGTAATTACTGAGACAGAAAAAAAGATTGCCAGCTATATTTCGGAGCTAATTGATGACGGCTCAACTATTCAACTGGGGTTTGGAGGTCTTGGGAATGCAATCGGACATAACTTAAAAAACAAAAAAAACCTGGGAATGCATTCAGAAGTTGTAACTCCCTCAGTTATGGAACTTGTAAAATCAGGAGTAATTAACGGCTCTCAAAAAACATTTATGCCAGGAAAAGTAACTGCTGCCTTTTGTGTGGGAACAAAGGAATTTTACGATTTTATCCATGAAAACGATGATTTTGTGTTTAAAGATATAAGCTATATAAACAATCCCCTTATAATTGCTAAAAACGACAACCTTGTTTCAATTAATAATGCTCTTATGATTGATCTTACAGGTCAGGCCGCATCTGAGTCAATTGGGACATATCAATACAGCGGAACAGGCGGCCAACTTAATTTCATCCATGGGGCAAAACTTTCCAAAGGAGGAAAAAGCATTATCTCCTTAAACTCAACATTTACAGATAAAAATGGTGAATTAAAATCTAAGATTGTCCCTTATTTTCCGCCGGGAACAATAGTTACAACCCCAAGAACAGAAGTTGAATATATAGTCACTGAATATGGAGTGGCTAACCTTAGATACAAGAGCACGGCAACTCGGGTAAAAGCCCTTATCAGCATAGCCCACCCCCAATTCAGGGAAGAACTAGTTAAAAAAGCAGAAAAAAATAATTGGATCTGA
- a CDS encoding MBL fold metallo-hydrolase, with product MKILPEIQVGSVTPELIDNSNLYFSVLASGSSGNSVFIKNKDVKILIDSGLSGKQIEKRLELIGEDPKGLKAIIISHEHSDHIRGAGVLSRRYNIPVYGNKKTIAASETCIKKTFQTVFFESGVPFFIGQMKINPFSISHDAVDPCGFTIKAGNSKLGVATDLGFATALVKTRLKNCTGIVIEANHDPTLLESGPYPWFLKQRIKGRNGHLSNEDARNLLGEIADKNLKKIILGHLSKENNCPNKALSIVSQAIKNLKSEIFNASEEKPTALFKI from the coding sequence TTGAAAATACTTCCAGAGATTCAGGTGGGTTCGGTCACACCGGAACTCATTGACAATTCAAATCTTTATTTTTCTGTTCTTGCCAGCGGAAGCAGCGGAAACAGTGTTTTTATAAAAAACAAAGATGTAAAAATTCTTATAGACTCAGGTCTTTCAGGAAAGCAGATTGAAAAAAGACTGGAACTTATAGGAGAAGATCCAAAAGGACTCAAAGCCATAATAATATCCCATGAACATTCAGACCATATTAGAGGTGCTGGGGTCCTATCGAGAAGATACAATATTCCAGTTTATGGGAATAAAAAAACCATTGCGGCCTCAGAAACCTGTATAAAAAAAACTTTCCAAACAGTTTTTTTTGAATCTGGAGTCCCTTTTTTCATAGGACAAATGAAAATAAATCCATTTTCAATTTCACATGATGCTGTAGACCCTTGCGGGTTTACAATCAAAGCGGGAAACTCAAAACTTGGGGTTGCAACTGATCTAGGTTTTGCAACCGCTCTTGTAAAAACCAGACTTAAAAACTGCACAGGGATTGTGATTGAAGCAAACCACGACCCTACTCTTCTTGAATCAGGTCCATACCCCTGGTTTTTGAAACAAAGAATAAAAGGACGCAATGGTCATCTTTCCAATGAAGATGCTAGAAATCTTCTCGGTGAAATTGCAGATAAAAACTTAAAAAAAATTATCCTTGGTCATTTAAGCAAAGAAAACAATTGCCCTAATAAAGCACTTTCCATAGTATCCCAGGCAATTAAAAATTTGAAATCAGAAATTTTCAATGCTTCTGAAGAAAAACCAACAGCTTTGTTCAAAATATAA
- the dut gene encoding dUTP diphosphatase yields MTNIKIKILEPEIFDIELPRYMTQGASGMDIRAFLPKPLVLKPMEIKLIPTGFAMAIPPGFEAQIRPRSGLAVKKGITIINSPGTIDSDYRGEIKIALVNLSSGEYIVEKGQRIAQMVISKVEQVKLIQADNLENTSRDSGGFGHTGTH; encoded by the coding sequence ATGACAAATATAAAAATAAAAATTCTTGAACCTGAAATTTTTGACATAGAGCTTCCCAGATACATGACACAAGGTGCCTCAGGAATGGATATAAGAGCATTCCTACCTAAACCTTTGGTTTTAAAGCCAATGGAAATCAAGCTAATTCCCACAGGATTTGCAATGGCAATTCCACCCGGGTTTGAAGCTCAGATAAGGCCAAGATCAGGACTTGCAGTAAAAAAAGGAATTACAATTATAAATTCACCTGGAACAATAGATTCAGATTATAGAGGGGAAATTAAAATCGCCCTTGTAAATCTTTCTTCCGGGGAATACATTGTTGAAAAAGGCCAAAGAATAGCCCAGATGGTAATATCAAAAGTAGAACAAGTAAAACTTATACAGGCGGATAATCTTGAAAATACTTCCAGAGATTCAGGTGGGTTCGGTCACACCGGAACTCATTGA
- a CDS encoding pitrilysin family protein translates to MKSASQSKTIYLSPKTKSNFINPGQKIQKTTLPNKIKIITHKIPYIRSITMGVWIDAGSRDEEAHEHGKAHFIEHMLFKGTQKRSAFDLAKEFDAIGGNSNAFTSVEATCLFAQVMDEHFPQMAEILSDIFLNSEFDPNEIEHEKQVIFQEIEMFEENPEDLVMSLLDENRWKNHSLGKNILGTRQTIAAINSKKIKHFFEKHYTPEKMTIALAGNIEHDEAVNILGKSFGKIKTSKYETAKRQKPTPEKGIVFLKRPTEQYHLCLGTDGFSKKDRNRFKASLFTTILGGNMSSRLFQEIREKRGLAYSIYSFLNQFSDTGMIGVYEAVSKENLIPSLKLILKEIKNLKNKKTSDGELESAISFTKGNLLLSMESTENLMVKLAQNEILYKRYIPFEETISEIEKITWNDIRDMADRIFDRSTVTASVVGPDTSQKQQFENILKI, encoded by the coding sequence ATGAAATCAGCAAGTCAGAGCAAAACAATTTACCTAAGTCCCAAAACAAAAAGTAATTTTATTAATCCTGGACAAAAGATACAAAAAACCACTCTTCCAAATAAAATAAAAATTATCACTCATAAAATTCCATATATTCGTTCAATAACCATGGGTGTTTGGATAGATGCAGGTTCAAGGGATGAGGAAGCCCACGAGCACGGAAAAGCACACTTTATCGAACATATGCTTTTTAAGGGAACCCAAAAAAGATCCGCCTTTGATCTTGCTAAAGAATTTGACGCAATAGGAGGAAATTCAAACGCTTTTACTTCTGTTGAAGCAACCTGCCTTTTTGCTCAGGTAATGGACGAACATTTTCCTCAAATGGCTGAAATACTTTCAGATATTTTTCTTAATTCAGAATTTGACCCCAATGAAATTGAACATGAAAAGCAAGTCATTTTTCAAGAAATTGAAATGTTTGAGGAAAATCCTGAGGATCTTGTAATGTCTCTTCTAGACGAGAATAGATGGAAAAATCATTCTCTTGGAAAAAATATTCTTGGCACCAGGCAAACCATAGCAGCAATTAATTCAAAAAAAATTAAGCATTTTTTTGAAAAACATTATACACCTGAAAAAATGACCATAGCTCTGGCAGGAAATATTGAGCATGATGAGGCTGTCAATATTCTTGGCAAATCCTTTGGTAAAATAAAAACTTCCAAATATGAAACCGCCAAAAGGCAAAAACCAACACCTGAAAAAGGAATTGTTTTTTTAAAAAGGCCAACTGAACAATATCATCTTTGCCTGGGCACAGACGGTTTTTCCAAAAAAGACAGAAACAGGTTTAAAGCATCACTTTTTACCACAATTTTAGGCGGAAATATGAGTTCCAGGCTTTTTCAGGAAATAAGAGAAAAACGAGGCCTTGCCTACTCGATTTATTCCTTTTTAAATCAATTCTCTGATACAGGGATGATAGGAGTTTATGAAGCAGTCTCTAAAGAAAATCTTATTCCCTCGCTAAAGCTTATTTTAAAAGAAATAAAAAATTTAAAAAATAAAAAAACTTCTGACGGAGAGCTTGAAAGTGCAATTTCCTTTACCAAGGGAAATCTCCTCTTATCTATGGAAAGCACAGAAAATCTCATGGTAAAACTCGCTCAGAATGAAATTTTATATAAAAGATATATTCCTTTTGAAGAAACAATTTCTGAAATAGAAAAAATCACCTGGAATGATATAAGGGACATGGCAGACAGAATTTTTGACAGAAGCACAGTTACTGCATCTGTTGTAGGCCCTGACACTTCTCAAAAACAGCAATTTGAAAATATTTTGAAGATATAA
- a CDS encoding polyribonucleotide nucleotidyltransferase yields MEQIVKTEISGRELSISTGKIAKQASGSVIVQYGESMVLVTAAASNEGRDDIDFLPLTVEYMEKVYSAGRIPGNYMRREMGRPSEKATLTCRLIDRPIRPLFHDNYSNETQVIATVLSMDKENDPDILALIGASAALTISEIPFDGPMGAVRVGRINNEIIINPTIDQVNSPECDINIVLTGSKTGITMVEGGGNIVSEADVIDAIFAGHDAMQPIIKIQEELAKLAGKEKMQLPEKKINQELLNEIETLGKEDIKNALKTEGKFGRKNAVKKVREKIKEALSEKYEEDEHLISPYFEKVARQASREIVLTEKKRIDGRAFDKVRQITCDTKILPRVHGSGLFTRGETQVLGVLTLGSGQDAQRVETLSGGNESNDFMLHYNFPPFCVGEVKRLGGPSRREFGHGALAYRALEKVLPNKEDFEYTIRIVSEVMESNGSSSMGTVCAATLALMDGGVPIKAPVSGIAMGLVSEGDEVAILSDILGDEDHTGDMDFKVAGTREGITSIQMDIKIKELPKNILEKALHQAKEGRIHILDEMLSAISVPRTDISQYAPKIITMKIKQDKIAALIGPAGKVIREIQSSTNTTLEVTDDGTVKISANSKEASDAAVARVNEICLDPEIGKIYSGKVARTTDFGAFVDLSPNTTGLLHISELANYRVAKVTDVVKPGDVINVKVLDVTRDGKIQLSLKEADPEQAGKSDDKDKKKNDNKRGGFRKDRNSDNKK; encoded by the coding sequence ATGGAACAAATAGTAAAAACAGAAATCAGCGGTCGCGAACTTTCGATCTCAACTGGTAAAATAGCAAAACAAGCATCTGGTTCGGTAATAGTTCAATATGGAGAATCAATGGTCCTTGTTACTGCTGCGGCAAGTAACGAAGGAAGAGACGATATAGATTTTCTCCCTCTTACTGTTGAATATATGGAAAAAGTATATTCTGCGGGAAGAATTCCAGGAAACTATATGAGAAGGGAAATGGGAAGACCCAGCGAAAAAGCAACTTTAACATGCAGGCTGATTGACAGGCCAATTCGCCCTCTTTTCCACGATAACTATTCAAACGAAACCCAAGTTATTGCAACAGTGCTTTCTATGGATAAAGAAAATGACCCCGACATCCTTGCATTGATAGGAGCCTCAGCCGCACTGACAATTTCTGAAATTCCCTTTGACGGACCTATGGGTGCAGTCAGGGTTGGACGGATAAATAATGAAATCATAATTAACCCGACAATTGACCAGGTCAATTCACCTGAATGTGACATAAACATTGTCCTTACAGGCTCAAAAACCGGAATAACAATGGTTGAAGGTGGCGGAAACATAGTAAGCGAAGCAGATGTAATAGATGCAATTTTTGCTGGTCATGATGCAATGCAGCCAATAATCAAAATCCAGGAGGAGCTTGCAAAACTTGCAGGTAAAGAAAAAATGCAGCTTCCTGAAAAAAAGATAAACCAGGAACTTTTAAATGAAATTGAAACTCTTGGTAAAGAAGATATAAAAAACGCTCTTAAGACTGAAGGTAAATTCGGAAGAAAAAATGCTGTAAAAAAAGTAAGAGAAAAAATAAAAGAAGCTCTTTCAGAAAAATATGAAGAAGATGAACATCTTATTTCACCTTACTTTGAAAAAGTTGCAAGACAGGCCAGCAGAGAGATAGTTTTAACTGAGAAAAAAAGAATAGACGGAAGAGCTTTTGATAAAGTAAGACAAATTACCTGTGATACAAAAATCCTTCCAAGAGTACATGGAAGTGGTCTTTTCACAAGAGGTGAAACCCAGGTACTTGGAGTTCTTACCCTTGGCTCAGGTCAGGACGCCCAAAGAGTTGAAACCCTCAGCGGTGGCAATGAGTCAAATGATTTTATGCTCCACTATAACTTCCCTCCGTTTTGTGTTGGAGAAGTCAAAAGACTTGGTGGCCCAAGCAGAAGAGAATTTGGTCATGGAGCACTTGCATACAGAGCACTAGAAAAGGTTCTGCCAAACAAAGAGGATTTTGAATATACAATAAGAATTGTTTCAGAAGTAATGGAGTCAAATGGTTCTTCTTCAATGGGAACTGTTTGTGCGGCAACACTTGCACTTATGGACGGAGGAGTTCCCATAAAAGCTCCTGTTTCAGGAATTGCAATGGGTCTTGTAAGTGAAGGAGATGAAGTTGCTATTCTTTCAGATATTCTTGGTGATGAAGATCATACAGGAGACATGGACTTTAAGGTTGCTGGAACAAGAGAAGGAATTACCTCAATCCAGATGGATATAAAAATCAAAGAGCTTCCAAAAAATATACTTGAAAAAGCCCTTCATCAGGCAAAAGAAGGTCGAATTCATATTCTTGACGAAATGCTTTCAGCCATTTCTGTACCAAGGACAGATATTTCCCAATATGCACCAAAAATTATCACCATGAAAATCAAGCAGGATAAAATTGCAGCATTGATCGGCCCTGCAGGAAAGGTAATCAGGGAAATTCAGTCATCTACAAATACAACCCTTGAGGTTACAGATGATGGTACAGTTAAAATTTCTGCAAATTCAAAAGAGGCTTCAGATGCTGCTGTTGCAAGAGTAAATGAGATCTGTCTTGATCCTGAAATTGGGAAAATTTATTCTGGAAAAGTTGCAAGAACTACTGATTTTGGTGCTTTTGTAGATCTAAGCCCAAATACAACAGGACTTCTTCACATTTCAGAACTTGCCAATTACAGAGTTGCGAAAGTAACAGATGTAGTAAAGCCAGGAGACGTTATAAACGTTAAGGTTCTTGATGTTACAAGAGATGGTAAGATTCAGCTAAGTCTTAAGGAAGCAGATCCTGAACAAGCCGGCAAAAGCGATGACAAAGATAAAAAAAAGAATGACAATAAAAGAGGTGGTTTCAGAAAAGACAGAAACTCTGACAACAAAAAATAA
- the rpsO gene encoding 30S ribosomal protein S15, whose amino-acid sequence MVLAKEQKKEVIDGFKRHEEDTGSPEVQIAILTKRIIYLTDHVKVHTKDHHSRRGLLTLVGRRRRLLNYLRKKNITRYRSILEELNLKR is encoded by the coding sequence TTGGTACTTGCAAAAGAGCAAAAAAAAGAAGTAATTGACGGTTTTAAAAGACACGAAGAAGACACAGGTTCTCCTGAAGTTCAAATCGCGATTCTTACTAAAAGAATTATCTACCTGACAGATCATGTTAAGGTTCACACCAAAGATCATCATTCCAGAAGAGGTTTGCTGACTCTTGTTGGAAGGAGAAGAAGACTTCTTAACTATCTCAGAAAGAAAAACATCACAAGATACAGATCAATACTTGAAGAACTGAATCTTAAGCGTTAA
- the truB gene encoding tRNA pseudouridine(55) synthase TruB, which yields MNKSSGIILLNKPEDLSSNTASNLVKKIFSAKKAGHTGTLDPFAQGLLPVCINRGTRLVRYLMEKDKEYIGTIKLGIQTDTLDKTGEITGKAEVPKINSFDIENAMAKFRGKIKQIPPAFSALKHKGIPLYKYARKGEMIEKEAREINIFELETLFFENDILKIRVKCSKGTYIRTLASDLAKELGTLGHLTDLERTKNGYFDLSNSFTLEELRQKKSENDLESCMISLEKATDFIHTIKIDKTIEEAVINGKKILPKDLFINFSIEENIPFRLINQENQLKALIRRVNNCDYLKYDAVFN from the coding sequence ATGAATAAATCAAGTGGAATCATCCTTTTAAACAAGCCAGAAGATTTAAGTTCAAACACAGCTTCCAATTTAGTTAAAAAAATATTTTCAGCTAAAAAAGCTGGACACACTGGAACTCTTGATCCTTTTGCCCAAGGACTTTTGCCTGTATGTATAAACAGGGGAACTCGTCTTGTAAGATATTTAATGGAAAAAGACAAAGAATATATAGGCACAATAAAGCTTGGAATCCAGACAGACACCCTCGATAAAACAGGTGAAATTACAGGAAAAGCAGAAGTCCCAAAAATCAATTCTTTTGATATTGAAAACGCAATGGCTAAGTTCAGGGGTAAAATCAAACAAATCCCCCCTGCCTTTTCAGCTTTGAAGCATAAGGGAATTCCCTTGTACAAATATGCAAGAAAAGGTGAAATGATTGAAAAAGAAGCTAGAGAAATAAATATCTTTGAGCTTGAAACTTTGTTTTTTGAAAATGATATTTTAAAAATCAGGGTAAAATGTTCAAAAGGAACATATATAAGAACTCTGGCATCAGACCTTGCAAAAGAACTTGGCACCTTAGGTCATCTTACAGATCTTGAAAGAACAAAAAACGGATATTTTGATTTATCAAATTCTTTTACCCTGGAAGAGCTCAGGCAGAAAAAATCTGAAAATGACCTTGAAAGTTGTATGATAAGCCTTGAAAAGGCAACAGATTTTATCCACACAATAAAAATTGACAAAACAATAGAAGAGGCTGTAATCAATGGTAAAAAAATTTTACCAAAAGATCTTTTCATAAATTTTTCAATTGAGGAAAACATTCCCTTCAGGCTTATTAACCAGGAAAATCAGCTAAAAGCTTTGATAAGAAGAGTAAACAATTGCGATTATTTAAAATATGATGCGGTCTTTAATTGA
- a CDS encoding bifunctional oligoribonuclease/PAP phosphatase NrnA — MVNSILDKSSNVLITSHLHPDGDAIGSMLSMGKALEKKGKNIYLYNESLIPKIFSFLPGIEKINRKIPECLKFDTAIILDCSETGRTGKCKEVLKNIPEIINIDHHRTNSYFGTFQIIDPNACATAEIVYTIIKDLGVEICSEIAYSIYTGIFTDTGSFRFSNTNPEAFSICREMIDYGVIPHKVAQQIYGSYSLGRIKLINLVLDSIEISENKKMSLMVLTQDMLKKTKTKKEDISELINYAEHIEDVKVAALIKEGEKLKNKKQCYDVSLRSDGTIDVSEIAFSYGGGGHETAAGFSTTIPFPELKNKIMSIADRI, encoded by the coding sequence ATGGTGAATTCGATTCTTGATAAAAGCTCCAATGTTCTAATAACAAGTCATCTTCACCCTGATGGAGATGCTATTGGTTCAATGCTTTCAATGGGTAAAGCCCTTGAAAAAAAAGGGAAAAATATTTATCTTTACAATGAAAGTCTGATACCCAAAATTTTTTCATTCCTACCAGGGATTGAAAAAATTAACAGAAAAATACCTGAGTGCTTAAAATTTGACACAGCTATTATTCTTGACTGTAGCGAAACTGGAAGAACCGGAAAGTGCAAGGAAGTTCTGAAAAACATTCCTGAGATTATAAATATAGACCATCATAGAACAAATAGTTATTTTGGAACTTTTCAAATAATTGACCCAAATGCCTGTGCCACAGCAGAAATAGTTTACACAATTATAAAAGACCTTGGCGTAGAGATCTGCTCTGAAATAGCCTATTCAATATACACAGGGATTTTTACAGACACAGGATCTTTTCGTTTTTCAAACACAAATCCAGAAGCTTTTTCCATTTGCAGAGAAATGATTGATTACGGAGTAATTCCTCACAAGGTGGCCCAGCAGATTTACGGAAGCTATTCACTTGGAAGAATAAAGCTTATAAATCTTGTTCTTGATTCAATTGAAATATCTGAAAACAAAAAAATGTCCCTTATGGTTCTTACCCAGGACATGCTTAAAAAAACAAAGACAAAAAAAGAAGATATATCAGAACTTATAAATTACGCAGAGCATATAGAAGATGTTAAAGTTGCAGCCCTTATAAAAGAAGGTGAAAAGCTGAAAAACAAAAAGCAATGCTATGATGTAAGCTTAAGATCAGACGGAACAATTGATGTCTCTGAAATTGCATTTTCATACGGAGGCGGAGGTCATGAAACAGCAGCAGGATTTTCAACAACAATTCCCTTTCCTGAACTTAAAAATAAAATCATGTCTATAGCCGATCGGATCTGA
- the rbfA gene encoding 30S ribosome-binding factor RbfA: MAKDYPRSARIATQIQVIVSEVLIKKIKDPRLSGASITAVKMNKDLSSAYVYFAVTGADKNKAKEAEKGFHSAKGFFKKKIGTELKLRYIPELKFFYDTVLDNGQKMEELFKSLKKTENRSENGEFDS; encoded by the coding sequence ATGGCCAAAGATTACCCGCGTTCTGCAAGAATAGCAACCCAGATTCAGGTAATTGTGTCAGAAGTGCTTATAAAAAAAATAAAAGATCCAAGACTTTCAGGAGCAAGTATAACAGCCGTTAAAATGAATAAAGATCTTTCATCTGCCTATGTATACTTTGCTGTAACAGGAGCAGATAAAAATAAGGCTAAGGAAGCAGAAAAAGGATTTCATAGTGCAAAAGGTTTTTTTAAGAAAAAAATTGGTACAGAATTAAAATTAAGATATATTCCAGAACTAAAATTTTTCTATGACACAGTCCTTGACAATGGACAAAAAATGGAGGAGCTTTTTAAATCTCTCAAGAAAACAGAAAATCGGTCTGAAAATGGTGAATTCGATTCTTGA